Proteins co-encoded in one Desulfitobacterium hafniense DCB-2 genomic window:
- the nrfD gene encoding NrfD/PsrC family molybdoenzyme membrane anchor subunit, giving the protein MDKKGNLTMGRVVLGLLTLMGIGAWAFQLVNGLGVTGMNNVVTWGSYIAMFMLFVGLSAGGLIVSSSATVFNIPSFKVVAKPAVILSTVCIMIAGIFIIVDIGSPWRICNLILHPQFRSPLMWDVVVITLYLALNLVYLYFMSRSEPDERKLKIISRIALPTAVLVHSVTAWIFGLQIARAGWHSALMAPLFVASALDSGLALLIIALLALNRLKLFAVEKKLIGTLAGLLVTCVAVDAFFVFSEVLTMLYPGEESTMAVLREMTGGFAAPFFWGEIILGFILPFMILVFKKNRENTNYVIFASAIVILGVFCKRFWLLFSSFIHPNVQGAPGVTYGKFTENIGDMWSLHGSYAPTWVELAIIIGMLSMGALLFSYLSSRFLLGRADFIPTVKQGQAAENK; this is encoded by the coding sequence ATGGATAAGAAGGGAAACCTAACTATGGGAAGGGTAGTGTTGGGGCTGTTAACTCTAATGGGCATAGGAGCCTGGGCTTTCCAGCTGGTCAATGGACTTGGGGTAACAGGAATGAATAATGTCGTTACCTGGGGATCCTATATCGCCATGTTCATGCTCTTTGTGGGTCTTTCCGCCGGGGGGCTGATTGTATCTTCTTCGGCGACGGTATTCAATATCCCGTCCTTTAAAGTTGTAGCGAAGCCTGCAGTCATTCTTTCTACGGTCTGTATTATGATCGCCGGGATATTCATTATTGTGGATATTGGCAGCCCGTGGCGGATTTGCAATTTAATCCTGCATCCTCAATTTCGTTCGCCTTTGATGTGGGATGTGGTGGTCATTACCTTGTACCTGGCGTTGAATCTGGTCTACCTCTATTTCATGAGCCGATCGGAGCCCGATGAAAGGAAGTTAAAGATTATTTCCAGAATCGCCCTGCCGACGGCAGTCTTGGTCCACTCCGTCACAGCTTGGATTTTTGGTTTGCAGATAGCCCGCGCAGGCTGGCACAGTGCTCTGATGGCACCTCTATTCGTTGCCTCGGCCTTGGATTCAGGACTGGCGTTATTGATTATCGCCTTGTTGGCCTTGAACAGATTGAAACTATTTGCAGTGGAGAAAAAACTGATTGGGACTTTAGCCGGCCTTCTCGTTACCTGTGTTGCCGTTGATGCTTTTTTCGTCTTCTCAGAAGTTCTGACGATGCTTTATCCGGGAGAAGAGTCGACCATGGCTGTATTAAGGGAAATGACCGGCGGGTTTGCTGCTCCGTTTTTCTGGGGGGAAATCATCCTTGGCTTTATCCTGCCCTTTATGATTCTGGTATTTAAGAAGAACAGAGAGAATACGAATTATGTTATTTTTGCTTCGGCAATCGTGATTTTAGGAGTATTTTGCAAACGCTTCTGGTTGCTGTTTTCCTCGTTTATCCATCCTAATGTTCAAGGGGCTCCCGGTGTTACCTATGGAAAATTTACTGAAAACATTGGAGATATGTGGTCCCTTCATGGCAGTTATGCGCCAACCTGGGTTGAATTGGCCATCATCATCGGCATGCTGTCCATGGGTGCCTTGCTCTTCTCGTACCTCAGCAGCCGGTTTCTTTTAGGAAGAGCCGACTTCATACCAACGGTGAAGCAAGGACAAGCAGCGGAGAACAAATAA
- a CDS encoding FAD-dependent oxidoreductase produces MSDTKKERENKRFSRRDFIRNTGLLAGSAALGATFLTGCNSEPASAGNNGTALQSWDHETDVVVIGFGAGGAATAITAADAGAKVLLIEKAAKGEEGGNTKYSGQGIMGTDNADELFKYVKAMSGLFTHTISDEIIRAFADGAKENREWLISLGANADVLDEGMGGSGKPWIWNEYPELPGSDHCICWLVSGKNFDGAFYQLLHDNVEKRADKIEVWYDSPGSHLIQDPETRAILGVQVVKSGKVLNVRANNGVVLACGGFENNEEMLANFTQQPYFYPYGALYNTGDGIKMAQEVKAKLWHMSNCAGWLWGFMPPDAKRCKTVTPQKGIMVGPNARRFMNEAQTNRHGRINFGGRWVNMPVPLPTWYIVDSTQVAANKLVSSFSAGNAEEIAKGWIIKADTVEELAKACELDAKTLQETLDEWNASCTQGADALFGRSGASLLPVATAPYYAMKLGPTMYNTQGGPERNSKAEVLDLDGNPIPHLYSCGECGAMWPDMYNGGGNLGEAAVFGRIAGKNIAALQ; encoded by the coding sequence ATGTCTGACACCAAGAAAGAAAGGGAGAACAAGAGATTTTCCAGGAGAGATTTTATCAGAAACACCGGACTTTTGGCCGGAAGTGCCGCCCTTGGAGCCACCTTCTTGACGGGTTGCAACTCTGAGCCCGCCTCGGCCGGCAATAATGGCACCGCTTTGCAATCCTGGGATCATGAGACAGATGTGGTCGTTATCGGTTTCGGTGCAGGGGGAGCAGCTACCGCCATCACTGCGGCCGATGCAGGTGCTAAGGTCCTTCTGATTGAAAAGGCAGCCAAAGGCGAGGAAGGGGGAAATACCAAGTATTCCGGCCAAGGTATCATGGGCACGGACAATGCCGATGAGCTGTTTAAGTATGTGAAAGCCATGAGCGGCTTGTTCACCCACACCATTTCCGATGAGATCATTCGGGCTTTCGCCGATGGAGCTAAGGAAAATCGTGAGTGGCTGATCAGCCTTGGGGCAAATGCTGATGTACTCGATGAAGGAATGGGCGGATCAGGCAAGCCGTGGATTTGGAATGAATACCCGGAATTGCCCGGCAGCGACCATTGCATCTGCTGGCTGGTCAGCGGCAAAAATTTCGACGGTGCCTTCTATCAACTGCTCCATGATAATGTGGAAAAGCGGGCTGACAAGATCGAGGTCTGGTATGATTCACCCGGCTCTCATTTGATTCAGGACCCTGAGACCAGGGCAATCCTGGGCGTGCAGGTTGTTAAAAGCGGCAAAGTCCTTAATGTACGGGCAAACAATGGTGTGGTGCTGGCGTGCGGCGGTTTTGAGAATAATGAAGAGATGCTGGCCAACTTTACTCAGCAACCCTACTTTTACCCTTATGGAGCTCTCTATAATACTGGGGATGGGATAAAAATGGCCCAGGAGGTTAAAGCCAAGCTTTGGCATATGAGCAACTGCGCCGGCTGGTTGTGGGGATTCATGCCCCCCGATGCCAAGCGCTGCAAAACGGTAACACCCCAGAAAGGCATCATGGTCGGACCCAATGCCAGACGTTTTATGAATGAAGCTCAGACCAACCGCCACGGCAGGATCAACTTTGGCGGACGTTGGGTGAACATGCCGGTTCCCCTGCCTACCTGGTATATTGTGGACAGCACCCAGGTTGCCGCCAACAAACTGGTCAGTTCATTCAGTGCCGGCAATGCAGAAGAAATTGCCAAAGGCTGGATTATCAAGGCCGACACGGTGGAAGAGCTGGCCAAGGCCTGTGAACTGGATGCCAAAACCCTTCAAGAGACCTTGGATGAATGGAATGCCAGCTGCACCCAAGGAGCCGATGCACTGTTCGGCCGCAGCGGAGCCTCACTGCTTCCGGTGGCCACCGCTCCTTATTATGCTATGAAGCTGGGTCCCACCATGTATAATACTCAGGGCGGACCGGAAAGAAACAGCAAAGCAGAAGTCCTTGATCTGGATGGAAACCCCATCCCACACCTGTATAGCTGCGGTGAGTGCGGTGCCATGTGGCCCGATATGTACAATGGCGGAGGCAATTTAGGTGAAGCGGCCGTCTTTGGCAGGATTGCCGGCAAAAACATAGCAGCCCTTCAATAA
- a CDS encoding 4Fe-4S dicluster domain-containing protein → MKQKGFVFDPNRCLGCRSCQTACSVNHNLPPGITLRKVTAIELAMDGHLLKYYLSSSCNHCLNPECFRLCPNHAYRKRRDGIVVFDEGKCKGCGTCIRSCPFEAPVLLPDTGKVIKCDLCFAKLEEGEEPFCIAACPVEALKLFDPSEHHEHLLLKILPGIPRIQVTRPAARYHPLKIGKQVGLQLPNHTMMKEGGNNDSS, encoded by the coding sequence ATGAAGCAAAAAGGTTTTGTTTTCGATCCAAACCGTTGTCTCGGATGCCGTTCCTGTCAGACGGCATGCTCTGTCAACCATAACCTGCCGCCAGGTATTACTCTGCGCAAAGTAACTGCCATTGAATTGGCCATGGACGGGCATCTCCTCAAATACTATCTTTCTTCATCCTGCAATCATTGTCTCAATCCTGAATGTTTTCGTTTATGCCCTAATCACGCCTACCGCAAGCGGCGAGACGGCATTGTCGTATTTGACGAAGGAAAATGCAAGGGCTGCGGCACTTGTATACGCAGCTGTCCTTTCGAAGCTCCCGTACTCCTCCCTGATACCGGCAAAGTCATCAAATGCGATTTATGCTTTGCTAAATTGGAAGAAGGTGAGGAGCCTTTCTGTATAGCGGCCTGTCCAGTGGAAGCTTTAAAGCTCTTTGATCCCTCGGAGCATCATGAGCACCTTTTGCTTAAGATCCTCCCCGGAATCCCCCGGATTCAGGTTACCCGGCCGGCTGCCCGCTACCACCCGCTCAAAATAGGGAAGCAAGTCGGCTTACAGCTCCCCAACCATACTATGATGAAGGAAGGTGGCAATAATGACTCATCCTGA
- the dsrO gene encoding sulfate reduction electron transfer complex DsrMKJOP subunit DsrO: MSKKLGMVIDLKRCTGCTTCANACKMQNNVPMGMLWNRVLTEGGEEYDTAAGVYPHVQRRFLPVACQHCENAACVKVCPVGATYKDESGRVVINYDRCIGCRFCMAACPYNARVFNWEEPVRDPGFNYGDKDVPLRKVGVVEKCSMCKERTDTDLEPMCVKCCPAKARKFGDLNDPDSEVSRLIRERHGEQLLAEKGTKPQVYYLD, translated from the coding sequence ATGTCCAAGAAATTAGGAATGGTGATTGATTTAAAGCGTTGTACAGGATGCACCACGTGCGCCAATGCGTGCAAGATGCAGAATAATGTCCCCATGGGCATGTTATGGAACCGTGTGCTCACGGAAGGCGGGGAAGAGTATGATACGGCCGCAGGGGTCTACCCCCATGTGCAAAGGCGTTTCCTGCCGGTTGCCTGCCAGCATTGCGAAAATGCCGCCTGTGTTAAGGTCTGCCCGGTAGGTGCTACCTATAAAGATGAGTCGGGCAGGGTAGTGATTAATTACGACAGATGCATTGGCTGCCGCTTCTGCATGGCCGCCTGCCCCTATAATGCCCGGGTATTTAACTGGGAGGAACCGGTGCGTGATCCTGGCTTTAACTATGGGGATAAAGATGTGCCCCTTCGCAAAGTGGGTGTCGTGGAAAAATGCTCAATGTGCAAGGAGCGCACCGACACTGACTTAGAACCGATGTGTGTAAAGTGTTGCCCGGCCAAAGCCCGGAAATTCGGTGATTTGAATGATCCGGATAGTGAAGTTTCCCGCTTGATTCGGGAGAGGCATGGCGAGCAGCTTTTAGCGGAAAAAGGGACGAAGCCGCAAGTATATTATTTGGATTAG
- a CDS encoding PucR family transcriptional regulator, with the protein MTHPDGLFYQLIQDLAQGKGLPHLIWRLSQILNRPVLLTNSVHRVLVFHDPHHLNLDLDEFLYVPPVKLDEADFLNRSEHSLHHGQLTLNGQVFPFVYLPLLAGDYCLGYIFVLETYPLADSLKPKSLSAEDKETIFEASMPLLLCLKNSSEVSLRQEQYRDDFIRDILYNNYDSKAAIHEKAKSWGWNLQGSLLALVIDLPDRDFKTAREILPRLFNHSSPISAYINLQLVIILNINGLKKVKLKTALNNFINSFLDRLADHGKDRSSIGIGIGSGVPSITDLYKSYQEAKVAWELGKVFDHKSVCYFEEMGFLKFIFTQPARELEEFSQRVLGPLLEYDQAENTGLLDSLRVFIEYKCQIAECSKALYVHENTLRNRIKKIEQVTGFDLRRVDHMVNVYIALQVLNLGKDD; encoded by the coding sequence ATGACTCATCCTGACGGACTATTCTATCAGCTCATTCAAGATCTTGCTCAAGGTAAAGGGTTGCCTCATTTAATCTGGCGCTTATCTCAAATCCTTAACCGGCCGGTGCTGCTTACCAATTCAGTCCACCGCGTCCTGGTCTTCCATGATCCCCATCATCTCAATCTTGATTTAGATGAGTTCTTATATGTTCCCCCTGTAAAACTCGATGAAGCGGATTTTCTAAACCGCTCTGAACATAGTTTGCATCATGGTCAGCTTACTTTAAATGGTCAGGTTTTCCCCTTTGTTTATTTGCCCTTGCTGGCCGGAGACTATTGCTTGGGCTATATTTTTGTTCTGGAAACCTACCCCCTTGCCGATTCACTAAAGCCAAAATCCCTGTCTGCAGAAGACAAGGAAACTATCTTCGAGGCCTCCATGCCCTTGCTGCTCTGCCTGAAAAACAGCAGTGAAGTCAGCTTAAGGCAAGAACAATACCGGGACGATTTCATTCGCGATATCCTTTACAACAATTATGATTCGAAAGCAGCCATCCATGAAAAAGCAAAATCCTGGGGGTGGAATTTACAAGGCTCCCTGCTTGCCCTGGTTATTGACTTGCCGGATCGAGATTTCAAAACGGCCCGGGAAATATTGCCCCGCTTATTTAACCACTCCTCACCGATTAGCGCTTATATCAACCTGCAATTGGTGATTATCCTCAATATTAACGGGTTAAAAAAGGTAAAGCTTAAGACTGCCTTGAATAATTTTATTAACAGCTTTCTCGATCGGCTCGCTGACCACGGAAAAGACCGTTCCTCCATCGGTATAGGAATAGGCTCAGGAGTCCCTTCCATCACTGATTTATATAAAAGCTATCAGGAAGCCAAGGTCGCCTGGGAATTAGGAAAAGTCTTTGATCATAAAAGCGTTTGCTACTTTGAAGAGATGGGGTTTCTTAAATTTATCTTTACCCAGCCGGCCAGGGAGCTGGAGGAATTCAGCCAACGGGTTCTCGGTCCTCTGCTTGAATACGACCAGGCTGAAAATACAGGATTGCTGGACAGCCTCAGGGTATTTATCGAGTATAAATGTCAGATTGCCGAATGTTCTAAAGCTCTCTACGTTCATGAAAATACCCTGCGCAACCGCATTAAAAAAATCGAACAAGTAACAGGCTTCGACCTGCGCCGGGTTGATCATATGGTCAATGTCTATATTGCCTTACAGGTATTAAACTTGGGGAAAGATGATTAA
- a CDS encoding molybdopterin-dependent oxidoreductase, whose protein sequence is MAQTYCNVCTADCPASCRLLTDVADSRIIGIKGDPRDPYTRGKICAKGYALKELVYSPDRVLYPLKQQGKGSGNWQRISWEQAFLEIGNKLVGIAQEYGSLLPVSMNKFLGTTGLLSQSVEGFFSSLGPITALMGNPCVSAGTDAFILNYGALKKPLPEDMKNSRLILIWGANPAWTAIHQMRYIFEAQDQGAIVVVIDPIFTSTAARSDIYYRIRPGADGDLALGLAKILVEENLIDHEFLDNFTFGWPEYRDYLETVDLNQVSSSTGIPLAELYELARLYGTIKPATIRLGPGIQRGPSGGQNARIIDCLAALTGNIGISGGNVHYTSYEQLLHAGKYGQLRLPYGIRQGLSENNEGNTGHRILGTDWYTHLDTLDPPLKFLWVAGRNPVAQDPDPAQLIQALKTIDTVVVAEQTLSATAQMADYVLPVSSPFEFEDVVISFWHYGAAINQQAIPPLGESKSDFAIMHGLASVLHQLKPGLSSFPLHGDPRTWLTQEFTSLNDFLGITDYRELAHNPARVNLPAVPWQDRQFPTASGLYEFYSFTAAFHQTPPLPIPVDQPVSSRSYPFRLMVSRSPITLNSQFYTIDLLRRLENLPLLLIHPDTGKQKNLAEGDLAKVYNEMGELELPVSFSLSLPPDIVLTYMGTEDIHNTLINTLLSFESTDLGQIFSGSPGIAYNNCFVNLVKMG, encoded by the coding sequence ATGGCTCAGACCTACTGCAATGTCTGCACTGCCGATTGTCCCGCCTCATGCCGCCTCCTGACCGATGTCGCCGACAGCCGGATTATCGGCATAAAAGGTGATCCCCGGGATCCTTATACCCGGGGGAAAATCTGCGCCAAGGGCTATGCACTGAAAGAGCTGGTCTACTCTCCCGACCGGGTTCTTTATCCCCTTAAACAGCAAGGAAAAGGGAGTGGAAATTGGCAGAGGATTTCCTGGGAACAGGCTTTCCTGGAAATCGGGAACAAACTGGTGGGCATAGCACAAGAGTATGGCAGTCTATTGCCGGTCAGTATGAATAAATTCTTGGGAACTACCGGTCTTTTAAGCCAGAGTGTAGAAGGTTTTTTCAGTTCCTTGGGTCCGATCACCGCCCTTATGGGCAACCCCTGTGTATCTGCCGGAACCGACGCTTTTATTCTGAATTATGGTGCTCTAAAAAAACCCCTTCCTGAAGATATGAAGAACTCCCGGCTCATTCTCATTTGGGGGGCGAATCCGGCCTGGACGGCCATCCACCAGATGCGTTATATTTTTGAGGCTCAGGACCAAGGAGCCATCGTTGTTGTGATCGATCCCATCTTCACCTCTACCGCTGCCCGCAGTGATATTTATTATCGGATACGCCCGGGAGCAGATGGCGATCTGGCTTTGGGGCTTGCCAAGATCCTGGTTGAGGAAAATCTCATCGACCATGAATTTTTAGATAACTTCACCTTTGGCTGGCCTGAATACCGTGATTATTTGGAAACCGTCGATCTCAACCAGGTTTCATCTTCTACGGGTATTCCCCTCGCCGAACTGTACGAGTTGGCACGTTTGTATGGTACCATCAAACCCGCTACGATCAGGTTGGGCCCTGGCATTCAACGGGGTCCCTCCGGCGGACAAAACGCCAGAATCATTGACTGCCTGGCCGCCTTAACCGGCAACATCGGTATTTCCGGCGGCAATGTGCATTATACTTCCTATGAACAGTTACTCCATGCCGGTAAGTACGGTCAGCTTCGTTTGCCTTACGGAATAAGGCAGGGTTTATCTGAAAACAATGAAGGTAACACCGGCCATCGGATTCTGGGGACCGATTGGTATACGCATTTGGATACCCTTGATCCGCCTTTAAAATTCCTGTGGGTTGCCGGACGCAACCCGGTGGCCCAGGACCCCGACCCGGCACAACTTATCCAGGCCTTGAAAACGATTGATACTGTGGTTGTCGCTGAGCAAACTCTCTCGGCCACCGCCCAGATGGCTGATTATGTACTGCCTGTTTCTTCTCCTTTTGAATTTGAAGATGTGGTGATATCATTTTGGCATTATGGTGCGGCGATTAATCAGCAAGCCATTCCCCCTTTAGGAGAAAGCAAGTCGGATTTTGCCATAATGCACGGGCTGGCCTCCGTGCTTCATCAGCTCAAGCCGGGTTTAAGCTCTTTTCCCTTGCACGGAGATCCCCGGACATGGCTGACCCAGGAATTTACTTCACTCAATGATTTTCTGGGCATCACCGACTACCGCGAACTGGCCCATAACCCTGCCCGAGTGAACCTGCCGGCTGTCCCCTGGCAGGATCGTCAATTTCCTACGGCCTCCGGACTCTATGAATTTTACTCCTTTACAGCCGCCTTCCATCAAACCCCTCCCCTGCCCATTCCTGTTGACCAGCCTGTCTCATCACGTTCTTATCCATTCCGTTTAATGGTTTCCCGCTCCCCCATCACTCTAAACTCTCAGTTTTACACTATCGATTTATTGCGGCGTTTGGAAAACCTCCCTTTACTCCTCATTCATCCTGATACCGGCAAGCAAAAGAACCTGGCGGAAGGGGATCTGGCGAAAGTATATAATGAAATGGGTGAACTGGAATTGCCCGTTTCCTTCTCCCTCAGCCTCCCACCTGATATCGTGCTCACTTATATGGGGACAGAAGATATCCATAACACACTAATCAATACCCTGCTTAGTTTTGAGAGTACCGATCTGGGACAAATCTTCTCAGGAAGCCCTGGCATTGCTTATAACAATTGTTTCGTCAATTTGGTCAAGATGGGGTAG
- a CDS encoding molybdopterin-dependent oxidoreductase — translation MMNISRRNFIKGGVAGTATLGLSGSLLFADRWLRPATAASDSEERIAYTYHPPGCGGRCAYKCTVRDGKLVKIEPNDWPDHRYSVLCTRGLSELQRVYSPDRLQTPLKRVGERGEGKFVPISWDEAITTVADKFKELHSQYGGKSILKMISANQEYTMPLLSSLLGIPVALETSIDTGIASGVEEVTGDAPFGYAMHEITDWVNAKTIILIACNILETTVADSQFFFDAQEAGAKIIVIDPNYSTTATKADQWIPIRPGSDPALLLGMINHILANDWYNHDFMQKNTSAPFLIREDNQHLLRQNDSADGPAQNPFMVWDALSNSAQPYNATGVQPELEGEFTVNGVKVKTVMSALKEQMKHYTPAWAAEMTEIPEQIIIDLTRQYAQGGPGYLGWGFGGAEKISNSDIFGHAAAILGSLTGNFGRVGGGVGNALFHKYNWGLVTKLGAWSLPPQFKIPPMEIPTTLMGTQPNSVKAVLNLGNSFQQHFANFHHAEAWLKQLEFVVTVDIFDNASVAYSDIVLPIGSCFESNYEITRFQVNRNHALLSEKVIEPLFESKSDFEIEKLLAARFGLEEYMPKTPEDYIRAQLNSPDPFLKGITVEALKANKFIMRLNCPTEPCIGHLDQKYKTPSGKLEIYNEAMIEFAQALPAYEEPVELSSELKQKYPLQFAQYRSRFHVHSQFMRVSWIRQFCPEPRLELNPLDAKSRGLANGDLVEVFNDRGKLKARCKFMDSLRPGSVRMEEGWWSKDMPEGDINYLTNDTFNPRGFKRKYGPILPFYDTLVEVKKA, via the coding sequence ATGATGAACATTTCGAGACGTAACTTCATTAAGGGTGGTGTGGCTGGAACAGCAACACTGGGATTGTCCGGCAGCTTGCTCTTTGCCGACAGATGGTTGCGCCCCGCCACCGCGGCAAGCGATTCTGAAGAAAGGATAGCCTATACGTATCACCCCCCGGGCTGTGGTGGCCGCTGTGCGTATAAATGCACAGTGCGGGACGGTAAGCTGGTAAAGATTGAACCGAATGATTGGCCGGATCACCGGTATTCCGTGCTCTGCACAAGAGGGCTGAGCGAACTGCAGCGGGTGTACAGCCCTGACCGTCTCCAAACTCCTTTGAAAAGAGTAGGGGAAAGGGGGGAAGGCAAATTTGTTCCGATCTCCTGGGATGAGGCGATTACAACGGTTGCGGACAAATTTAAAGAATTGCACAGCCAATATGGCGGCAAATCCATTTTGAAGATGATTTCGGCAAATCAGGAATATACGATGCCCCTTTTGTCATCCTTGTTAGGAATTCCCGTTGCCCTGGAAACGTCCATCGATACCGGAATTGCCAGCGGGGTTGAAGAAGTAACCGGGGATGCTCCTTTTGGTTATGCCATGCATGAGATTACAGACTGGGTCAATGCCAAGACCATCATCCTGATCGCCTGCAATATTCTTGAAACGACAGTCGCCGACTCCCAATTCTTTTTTGACGCTCAGGAGGCAGGTGCCAAAATTATTGTCATCGACCCCAACTACAGTACGACGGCGACGAAAGCCGACCAATGGATTCCGATCAGACCAGGTTCCGACCCGGCTCTGCTCTTAGGGATGATTAACCACATCCTTGCCAATGACTGGTATAATCACGACTTCATGCAGAAGAATACCTCCGCGCCCTTTTTAATCAGAGAGGATAATCAGCACTTGCTCCGGCAAAATGACTCTGCCGACGGGCCTGCCCAGAATCCGTTTATGGTATGGGACGCACTCAGCAATTCGGCGCAGCCTTATAACGCTACTGGAGTTCAGCCTGAATTAGAAGGAGAATTCACGGTCAACGGGGTAAAGGTCAAAACCGTCATGTCGGCATTAAAGGAACAAATGAAGCACTATACGCCGGCCTGGGCCGCTGAGATGACAGAAATACCGGAACAGATCATCATCGACTTAACCCGGCAATATGCTCAGGGCGGCCCGGGCTATCTGGGCTGGGGGTTTGGCGGAGCGGAGAAGATTTCCAACAGCGATATCTTTGGGCATGCCGCAGCCATCCTCGGTTCGCTGACCGGTAATTTCGGGCGGGTCGGGGGAGGCGTGGGCAATGCGCTGTTTCATAAGTACAATTGGGGCTTGGTTACAAAACTTGGCGCCTGGTCTTTGCCGCCTCAGTTTAAGATCCCGCCCATGGAAATCCCTACGACCCTTATGGGGACTCAGCCGAATTCTGTCAAAGCCGTTCTCAACCTTGGCAACAGCTTCCAGCAGCATTTTGCTAATTTTCATCATGCTGAGGCATGGTTAAAGCAATTGGAATTTGTGGTTACGGTGGACATATTTGACAATGCCAGTGTCGCCTACTCCGATATTGTCCTTCCCATCGGCAGCTGTTTTGAGAGCAACTATGAGATCACCCGCTTCCAAGTGAACAGAAACCATGCTCTTCTTTCTGAAAAAGTCATTGAACCCCTCTTTGAAAGCAAAAGCGATTTTGAGATCGAAAAACTATTGGCCGCCCGATTTGGACTTGAAGAATACATGCCCAAAACTCCGGAGGATTATATACGAGCCCAGTTGAATTCCCCCGATCCTTTTTTGAAGGGAATCACAGTGGAAGCCCTTAAAGCCAATAAGTTCATTATGCGTTTGAATTGCCCGACGGAACCTTGCATAGGCCACTTGGATCAGAAGTACAAGACGCCATCCGGGAAACTGGAGATCTATAATGAAGCCATGATCGAGTTCGCGCAAGCTTTACCGGCCTATGAAGAACCGGTGGAATTGAGTTCGGAGTTAAAGCAAAAGTATCCGCTGCAATTTGCTCAGTACCGTTCCCGGTTCCATGTTCATTCCCAGTTCATGAGAGTTTCCTGGATTCGGCAGTTTTGCCCCGAACCAAGGCTGGAGCTCAACCCCCTTGACGCCAAGAGCAGAGGATTGGCCAATGGGGATCTGGTTGAGGTGTTCAATGACCGGGGCAAACTGAAGGCCCGCTGCAAGTTTATGGACTCCCTCCGACCCGGGTCGGTCAGGATGGAAGAAGGCTGGTGGTCGAAAGATATGCCTGAGGGAGATATCAACTATTTAACCAATGACACTTTTAATCCCCGTGGATTTAAGCGGAAATACGGTCCGATCCTTCCTTTTTATGACACTTTGGTTGAAGTGAAGAAAGCTTAA